A genomic stretch from Oreochromis aureus strain Israel breed Guangdong linkage group 17, ZZ_aureus, whole genome shotgun sequence includes:
- the adipor2 gene encoding adiponectin receptor protein 2: MSPREKGDLPTSGSSTSHLSTAECPSHSGSVRECDDKKRVSEEDDGGRKEEETEQEEDERNSDEGFMGMTPLLQAHHAMEKMEEFVHKMWEGRWRVIPHDVLPDWLKDNDFLLHGHRPPMPSFRACFKSIFRIHTETGNIWTHLLGCLFFLCLGLMYMFRPNMSFVAPVQEKVVIGMFFLGAILCLSFSWLFHTVYCHSEGVSKVFSKLDYSGIAFLIMGSFVPWLYYSFYCSPQPCFIYLIVVCVLGLAAITVSQCDFFATPQYRGVRAGVFVGLGLSGVVPTLHFVISEGLIKATTIGQMGWLFLMATLYITGACLYAARIPERFFPGKCDIWFHSHQLFHILVVAGAFVHFHGVSNLQEFRYTAGGGCTEDGNL, encoded by the exons AGCGTCCGAGAGTGCGACGACAAGAAAAGGGTAAGCGAAGAGGATGACggaggaagaaaagaggaggaaacggagcaggaggaggatgagAGGAACAGTGATGAAGGCTTCATGGGAATGACTCCACTCCTGCAAGCACACCACGCCATGGAGAAGATGGAGGAGTTTGTACACaag ATGTGGGAGGGTCGGTGGCGCGTCATTCCTCACGACGTACTCCCCGATTGGTTGAAGGACAACGACTTCCTGCTTCACGGCCACAGGCCTCCCATGCCTTCGTTTCGCGCCTGCTTCAAGAGCATCTTTAGAATCCACACAGAGACGGGAAACATCTGGACACACCTGCTag gctgtttgtttttcctctgtctGGGCCTGATGTACATGTTCAGACCCAACATGTCTTTTGTGGCTCCGGTCCAAGAGAAGGTGGTGATCGGGATGTTTTTCCTGGGAGCCATCCTCTGCCTCTCGTTCTCCTGGCTCTTCCACACAGTCTACTGCCACTCTGAGGGCGTATCCAAAGTCTTCTCCAA GTTGGACTACAGTGGGATCGCCTTCCTGATCATGGGCTCCTTCGTCCCCTGGTTGTATTATTCCTTCTACTGCTCCCCTCAGCCCTGCTTCATCTACCTGATAGTGGTGTGTGTGCTAGGACTGGCTGCCATCACCGTGTCACAGTGCGACTTCTTCGCTACTCCGCAGTACAGAGGAGTCAGAGCAG GCGTGTTTGTGGGCCTCGGTCTGAGCGGCGTGGTTCCCACCCTGCACTTTGTCATCAGTGAGGGTCTGATCAAGGCGACCACCATCGGCCAGATGGGCTGGCTGTTCCTCATGGCCACGCTCTACATCACCGGAGCCTGCCTGTACGCCGCCCGAATCCCCGAGAGGTTCTTCCCCGGCAAGTGTGACATCTGG TTTCACTCCCATCAGTTGTTCCACATCTTGGTGGTCGCCGGGGCTTTCGTTCACTTCCACGGCGTCTCCAACCTGCAGGAGTTTCGCTACACGGCAggaggaggctgcactgaggaTGGCAATCtctaa